In Geotoga petraea, the genomic stretch TTATATAAAAACTTTATTACAGAAATTTTTGAATTATTAAATGATCAAAATAAAATTGAAATATTATTAAGAGAACATTTGATAATTCCTATACTTTTTGAGAAAAATATAATTAGTGAAAATTTTATAGAAAGAATTAATTACATATATAAAAAATATAATCGTACTAATTTTATTGATAGTTGTAGTATGTGGAGAGATTTTTTTGTTATAGATATAAATGGTAATATTCTACCTTGTAAAAAAGTTCCTATTGTATTTGGAAATATAATTAAAGATGATTTTTATTCTATAAAAATTAAAAAAGATCAATTTCTCAATACAGAAGAAAATGAATGTCAAATTTGTAAATATTATTTGTTTTGTAAAGGCTGTCCAGCTGTAAGCTATTCACTAAAAAAAAGTATTTTCAAAAAAGATCCAACCTGTTGGATAGAATTATAAATATATAAATTTTTAATTAGTCTAACTGATAAAATAAATACAAACATACTGAGTATTTTTTCAAGAAGAGATAATTATTTATCTCTTCTTTTTTTAATGTATAATTGAATATAGATCAAATATGGGGGGATATATATGAAAAATTCAGTTGAAATAGGGAAAAAGACTTTTTTAATTTCTGTGCTTATTATTTTTTCGATTATGATTATTTCTGGTGTTTTGACAAAAACTCTACCTTCTGGTGAATATCAGAGAGAGATTGTAAACGGAAGAGACGTTATAATAGAGAACTCATATTCTGAGATAGATAAGCCAGATTACCCAGTATGGAGATGGTTTACAGCGCCAATAGAAGTTTTGTGGAGCTCTGATTCTGCTCTTATTATAACAATCATTGTTTTTATCTTGGTGGTTTCTGGTGCTATTTATGTTTTGAATAAGAACCATGTTATAGAATATATAATCAATAATATAGTTATTCGGTATAAAAAACAAAAATATGTTTTGATGTCTTTGGTTATCTTAGTCTTTATGCTTTTTGGGGCTTTGATGGGCATTTTTGAAGAAATAGTTCCGTTAATTCCCATTATGATCATGTTCTCTGCTTCTTTAGGTTGGGACAAATTAACAGGGCTTGGAATGAGTCTTCTTGCAGCTGGATTTGGTTTTTCTGCTGCTGTTGCTAACCCTTTTAGTCTTGGTGTTGCTCAGAAAATAGCAGATGTTCCTGTTTTTTCTGGGATTGGGTTTAGACTAATTATTTTTGCCACAACATATGCTTTGTTGCTTGGGTTTATGATTTTACATGTGAGGAAAAACCACAGTGAAGCTGTCGTACAAGAAATGGAAACTTCCCACTTTGATAAAAACGTTTCAAAAGCATCTAAAGTATTGGCATCAATAATAATTATACTTTTTGTTTTGATATTGATTTCTGGGTTTACAGGCTTTATGAGTGGACTCATGCTTCCTGTATCTGGAATTTTGTTTTTGATAGCTGGAATTTTGTCAGGGCTTATAATAGAAAAAAATATATTGAAAGTTCTGAAAGATTTTGTGCTTGGGATGAAAGATGTTTTACCAGGTGTTTTACTAATACTTCTTGCAATGTCTGTGAAACATATTATTATGAATGGTAAGATTTTGGATACTATTTTATTTAATGCTGCAGAAGTTATTTCAACATCTGGCCCCGTAGTTGCAGTATTTTTAATTTATTTACTGTTTTTCGTAATGAATTTGTTCATAGGGTCTGCATCGGCAAAGGCCTTTTTAACAATGCCAATTATTGTTCCTCTTGCTGATCTTGTTGGGATAACAAGGCAAACTGCTGTACAAGCTTTTGTTTTTGGAGATGGTTTTAGTAACCTTTTATATCCTACAAACGCTGTATTGCTAATATCTTTGGGAATAGCGGGAGTGAGTTTTGTAAAATGGTTTAAATTTGTATGGAAGATACAAGCAGTGATTTTTTTAGTATCTTTGATTTATTTGTTTATTGCTGTAAAAATAGGTTATGGACCAATATAATTTTGGAGTGATTTATATGTATAATTATTGTTTTGATTATGATAAATGTAGGGATATTTTTTTAGACTTTGAAGATGATTTGAAAGAATACTACTCATCTGTAGAAAAGAGATGTTTCACTGTTAAAGATAATTGCTTTATTGACAGTTTCCTTTGTGAAAACGAAGGTAATAATAAGATTGTTATGATTACTACAGGAGAACACGGTATAGAAGGATACGCAGGCAATGTCTTTTTACAGATGTTTATAAAAGAGTATTTACCTATTTTGAAATATAATGGTATTTCTGTAAACCTTGTACATGCTATAAATCCATGGGGAATGAAACACAAAAGAAGGGTTAATGAAAATAACGTTGATTTAAATAGAAATTTTATATTGGAAAGAAATGACCTTGAGAACAGCTCTTTTTTGGAGATGAAAAAGTATTTTACAAAAAGAAGACCGGCTAGAAAATCGGATTTGAATTTAATAAAAAGTTTTTTGGAACTGGTTCCTTACATGACAAAACTTGGGAATAAAGGGATTACAGAAGCTTTGGCAAAGGGTCAGTTTGTTGAAGACAAGAGTGTTTATTATGGCGGACAAAAAGACGAAAAATCGACAAAGTATATGAAAGAAATATATGACGATATATATAACAATTACGAATTCATTTTACACCTTGATATTCACACTGGAGCGGGGCCAAAAAATAAGATGAGTATTGTTAATTCAGCTTTTTCAAATAAAGAAAGTAGTGCTTGGGAAAAGGATTTTGGCTATTCGCCGGTAGTGAAAACAGATAAAAGTTCTTTTTATGAAATAAAAGGAGATATGATCGATTATATTTATAAAAAATATAAGGGGAAAAATTATTTTTATTCCACATGTTTTGAATATGGGACTTATGGTGAAGGGCTCATAGGCTCTATAAAAACCATAAAATCTCTTGTGGTTGAAAACCAAGAATGGCATTATGGTTCGGCTAATTCAAAGACTAAAGAAAAAGTAGATCAAATGTTTAGAGGACTATTTTATCCAGGTGATGATAGCTGGAAAAAGAGTTTTGAAGAAGATACAAGACAGGGATTAAACGGAGTGTTGAAATATTTTGATTTTTTCAAATAAAATTTAAGTCTCCTCTGAATGTATCAGAGGAGTCCCTGTGAAACAGGGGAGGAGTTTAGGCACTTAATTTTAAAACAATTCCGAAATATAAAAAATAACATAGTTTGAACTATTATAGTTCAAACTATGTTATAATTTTTATAAGGAGGTGAATTTATGAAATTTGTTGGAAGAGAGAGTGAATTGAGTTTTTTAGAAGAACAGTATAATAGAGATAGTTCTATGGTTATTATTTATGGAAGAAGAAGAATTGGTAAAACTACCCTTATTAAAGAATTTATAAAAAATAAAAAAGCTATTTACTTTCTTGCTACCGAAGAATCGATTAATGAGAACAGGAAGAATCTTCAAAATACTATTTTTCAGATTACTAAAAATAACTTTTATTCAGAGAATAATGAAATAAATTGGGAAAATTTGTTTAACTTTGTTAATGGTGAAAAATGGATTTTAGTTATAGATGAATACCAATATTTAACTATGACGGATAAATCTTTTACATCTAAAATTCAAAAAATTTGGGATGAATTTTTGAAGAATAAAAATGTGATGCTTGTTCTCAGTGGGTCGCTTACAAATATGATGTATTCAGAAACTTTGGATTCTTCGAGCCCATTATACGGGAGAAGAACGGGACAAATTAAGTTACAAGAACTATCTTTTGATGATTATAAGCAATTTTTTGATAATAAAAAAATATCGGAAATAATAGATTTTTATTCGGTAACTGGAGGGGTGCCAAAGTATGTTGAATCTTTTGATTTGAGAAAATCCTTACTTCAAAATATAAAGGATAATATCATTAACGTTAATAGTTATTTATATGAAGAACCCATATTTTTATTGAGTAAAGAAGTAAAAGAAATAGGTAGCTTTTTTTCTATTATTAAAAGCATTTCTTTTGGGAATCATAAATTATCTAAAATATCAGCTGATATTGGGATTAAACAATCTTCACTAATATATTATATTAATGTTTTACAAGATTTAGACATTATTGAAAGGCAGGTACCAATAACCGAAAAAAATCCTCAAAAAAGTAAAAGAGGGCTATATTTTATAAAAGATAAATTTATAAATTTTTGGTTTAATTTTGTATATCCATACAGAAATTTTATAGAAATGAACAACAAAACCTTTGTTTTAGAAAAAATAGAAAATAATTTAATAGATAATCACGTAAGTTTTGTTTATGAAGATATTTGTAGAAAAAAAGTTTTGGATTTATCGGCGAACAATTTTTTTAATAAAAATATTATAAAGGTTGGGCGTTTTTGGAACAATAACTTTGAATTAGATATTTTGGGAGTTGATATCAAGCAGAATCCAGTTCTTTTTGGAGAGTGTAAATATCAAAAGAATAAAGTTGGAAAAGAAGTTTTGAATAAATTGAAGTTTAAAGCAGAGAAAATTTCTTCTAAAGAAAAAGTTTATGTTATCTTTTCAAAATCAGGTTTTAGAAAGGATTTATTGGATCTATCGGAAAAAGAAAATAATATATTTTTATTTGATAATAAAATATTATAAAAAATAACATAGTTTAGACTATTATAGTTTAAACTATGTTATTTTTTTGCTATATTGTGAAATAAACTAATTTTCCGTCTTTTACGGAAGCATCTATCTTTTCGTTATCTAACATATAGTTTAAAAAAGAGGTCAACGAACTAAGGTTTACCAAATATCCATTGTATTTTGTTTTTATATCGTGGGTTATATAAAATTTTTGTAGTATTTCTTCTCTTGAAGATGGTTGCCTACAAATTTGAACTATTTCTGATATTATTTTGTTTGTATTTTTCATGTTTTCTTCAACCAATTCACGTATTTCTTCTTTGTTCAATATTTTCGTTCCGTGGCTTATTACAAAATAGTCTGCATCCATTTCTTTGATTTTGTTTAGACTTTCTATTCGTTTTTCTAAATGTAAGTTGTAGGTTAATGTGTGGTTCTCCAATGTGTATTGAGAAAAAATTGCATCTCCAAGAAAAGCGACTCTGTCGGGGGTTATTATTCCTATATCGCCCATTGCGTGCCCGGAGAGGTCTATTATTTCAAATTTTTCGTCGTTTATTTTGTATATTCCAGTTTCTATGGTATGATCTATTTTTGATTTTTTTCTTATTTTTAGTTTTTTGTTGGGATAAGCAGAAGAAGTTATTAGATAATGAATTTCTGGATTTTCCATAAAAACTTTTTCTTTTTTAGATATATATGTTTCTAATCCAGGATATTTTTCTTTGAAATAGTTGTTTCCTCCAGAATGATCTATGTGGGCATGGGTGTTTATTATGTGTTTTGGTTTTAAATGGTTATCAATTAGTACTCTTTCAATTTTTTGTGATTCGTATTTGTTCATTGTTGAATCAATTAATAGGGCATTTTTATTTTCGAAAATATAAACACCTATGTTTGTTGGGGCTTTTATATAATGAGTATTTCCACTTATCTTTTCTAAATTCAATTTTAAGACTCCTTTTTTTGATGCTAATCTATTTATAACAAATATACATAAAAACACAGTGAATTTTCTGAAAATATTTGTTAGCGTATAAAAAAGCCCAGCTAAACGCTGGGCGGGGGTAATTCTTTATTTCAAGTAATCAATAATTTCATCAAAATCTGGTTGTTCTCCCAAATCATAAGTTTTTATCCATTCAACTTTCCCTTCTTCGTCTATTAAAACGTTTGCTCTTGCACTTGTTCCCATGTCATCTAAGAATAGGCCCATATCTTGGGATACTTTTCCGTGTGGCCAGAAATCAGATAAAAGAGGTAATTTTTTAATTCCTATATCTTTTGCCCAAGCAGCTTTTACTGGTTGATGGTCTATACTTAGTCCAAAAGAAACTACTCCTAAATCTTTGAATGTATCATATTTTTGGTCTAATTCTTGCATTTGGTTTTTACAAACTGGAGTATATGCAAATGGATGTAATGATAACAGTACTTTTTTACCTCTGTAGTCAGAAATCTTGTGTAGTTTGTCTTTGTGATCTTTTAATTCAAAATCCGGTATTTTGTCTCCAACTTTTAATGCCATTAAATATCACTCCTTATTTTTTTGAATTTATAAACTCTTCTAATTTTTTCATGTCTCTTTTTCTTTTGAACAAAGGTTCTTTACTGTTTTTGTATATGTTTAATTGGCTCTCAAAAGTTTTTCTTTCGTTTGATTGATAAATTACACCAAGTGGAAATTTATCTTCTTTAAAGGCTAATTTAAGTGCTTCTTCTTTGTTTGAAGGGTCATAATCTTCTGGTAATTGATATGTGTTGTCTCTGAACCATTTAAATGTGTTTACTTTGTTGAAAGTAACACATGGTTGGAAAACGTCTATTAAAGCGTAACCATCGTGTGCAATAGCTTTTTTGATTACTTCAGTAGTTGTTTTTATATCTGTAATTGAAGCCCTCGCAACAAATGTAGCCCCGGCTGCCATCGCTACAGCTATTGGGTTGAATGGTTTTAGAATTACTCCATTTACTTGAACGGGAGTTTTTTGACCTTGTCTTGTGGTAGGTGATGCCTGCCCTTTTGTCAACCCATAAATCATATTGTCGTGAACTATGTTAGTTATATTCACATTTCTTCTGATAGTATGTAAGAAGTGGTTTCCACCTTCACCATACATATCTCCATCGCCACTTTCTGCAACAACTGTTAAATCAGGTCTTGTTGCTTTTATAGCTGTTGCTGCTGGAAGAGCTCTTCCGTGAAGCCCATTGAAGTAATTTGTTTTAAAATAATGCGGTATTTTTGCTGCTTGGCCTATTCCAGATACGAGTACAAAATTTTCAGGAGTTAACTCATCAACTTCTTCTAAAGTTTTTTTCAATAGATTCAATATCCCAAAATTCCCACAACCTGGGCACCAAGCTATATCTAAAGAATCTTCATATTCAAGTGAAAACATATTTTCGCTCATGTCATTTCCCCCTTTTATGATAATTTTTTCAATTCGTCTGTAAGTTCATCTACAGCAAAAGGCATTCCATTGTATTTTAATAGTTTGTGATCAGCTTTAAATCCGGTTTCAAGTTGAACGATTTTTTCGAACTGTCCGGTTGCGTTGTTTTCCATGAATATTAATTCATCGGCTTTATCAAAGTATTCATTTGCTTTTTCACTTATTGGGTAAACTTGCGTAAAGTGAAGTAAAGCTATTGAATCATCTTTTAAATTATCTAAAGCTTCTTTTGCAACATAGTAATTTGAACCCCAAGAAACCAATAGTTTTTTGTAGTTTTCGTTTCCGTATAATTCAGGTTCTAAAGCTTCTTTTTTCAGAGCGTGAAGCTTTTTTAACCTTTTTTCGTTCATTTTATTTCTGATGTCTAAATCTTCAGTGATATGTCCAGCTTCGTCGTGTTCATCCGAATCAACACCAACAATTCCTTCTCCATATCCTGGAATTCCTCTTGGGGAAATACCATCTTCTGTTAAAGAATATCTTTTGTAATCTTTATCTGTTTTTATAAATTGTTTTTCTATTTTTACATCAGATAAATCAAATTCTTCTACATTGTAGTAAGAATCAACAAAGAATTGATCAGTCAATAAAAATACAGGAATTTGATATTTATCTGCTAAATTAAATGCATTTTGAGCTACTGAGAAACCATCTTCGAGTTTTCCCGGAGCAAAAATAGCTCTTGGGAATTCACCGTGTCCAGCATTCATAATTAAATTAAGATCTTCTTGAGCAGTTCTTGTAGGTAGTCCTGTTGCTGGCCCTGGTCTTTGAGCAACGTGAACTACTACAGGAGTTTCAAGCATTGCTGAGAGCGAAATGCCTTCGCCCATTAAAGCAAACCCACCGCCAGAAGTTGTTACCATTGATCTTGCTCCAGCATACCAACCACCAATAGCCTGGTTTATAGCTGCAATTTCATCTTCTGCTTGTTCTACAAGTAGATCGTCAAAAGTTTCAGAAAATCCAGCCATGGCAAGTAAAACTCCCGAGCCAGGTGTCATTGGATATGAGAATATCGAATCACATCCCCCAGCTAAAGAACCAAGAGCGATTGCTTCGCTTCCGTTGAATAACAAATTATTTTCTACTTTTTCATTACTTTTAATTTCAATTTTTATTTCTTTGTTATCATAATATTTTTTGGCTTTTGCAAATCCTTCTTTTGTAGCTTTTATGTTGTTATTTATTATATCTTCGGACTTTTTACCGAAGAATTTTTTCATATGTTTTGGTATATTGTCTTCTTTTATTCCGAATAGCCCTAAAACAAACCCCAGAGCAACTATGTTTGAATAAATCTTCCCACCAATATCTTTTGCAATATCGAATATAGGTACGTCAACAACTTTTCCATTTTCTACATTTAAGGATGATTGTTGACATACAACAATCGTTTCATCCGTCACTCTATCATTTAGGTGTTCTACGGATTTTTTGGTTAAAGGTAGTAAAATATCTATTTTGTGTTTGTGACTTCTTAATGGTTTTGTTCCAACTCTTATTTCAGTAGAGTTACTTCCGCCTCTGACTCTTGACATGTACTCTTTTGTGGCAAATACATTGTATCCCTCGCTTTTTAAAATTCTTGTAAGTAACTTTTCAATAGTTTGTATTCCCTGCCCGGCTTCTCCGGAAAGAACTATGGAGACTTCATCTTTGAAGATTGAGTTCATGTATATCCCTCCCAAATTAGAGTATTGTTAAATTTTGTCTATTATTTTAAAAATACTATTACTATGTAATTATAACATATTTTTGAAATATATTAATTAAAACCGACTAAATTATTCGGGAATAAAATGTTAAATATCAACAAAATAAATTTTTGGTTGACAGTTGTGTTATAATTTATTAGAACACTATAAAATAAAACAGATGGGGGTGTGGGCATGAAACAGAAGTATCCATATATCTTTAAAGCACTTTTAGCAATGGTTTTTGCTATTTTTGCATTTTTAATACCAATTGCAAGTGTAAGACTTGTTTTAGGTCTTATAGCCGTCATAATTCTTTCTTTTAACTTAAGAAAATTTACTGCGTTTTTTATAACTTTTACCATTTTGTTTTTCTTGATACCATCATTGATAGCTATGTTTTTAACCAATTTTCAGCAACCAGCAGAATTTTTAAACAATCTTTTTAGTGGTACAGTTCAGTTTAGTTATAACTCAAGTGAAAGAGGATATGATTATTCTTATGAAGATAATTTGAAAATCATGAGAGCAGAAAAAGAAATCCCTGCTAACAAAGTTTTAGATATAAAAGGAGATAATATAAACATAAATTTCGATAATGAATCAGATGTTATTGAAATTCCTGAAGAATTAAGTTATGAAATTGAGAATGGAATTTTGAAAATTTTTTATGACGGAGATTGGTACAATAGAAGGGCTGATATTTCTATTGGAACTGAAAATACGGAATATGAGAGTATAGATATTCAAAGCGTTGTTTTAGATGTTAGAGGAGATTTGAAAACGAAAAAACTGAAAATAAACTCAAATAATACAAAGATGTATTTAGATCTCATAGCTGATAATTTTGATATAGCTTCTACAACAGCAAAATTAGAAGGAGAATTTATCGTAGATAATTTTATCAGTAGTAATACAACTTCAAATTATAAAATTAATTATGAGGGAAATAATTTTGATATGAATTCAACTAATGCGGAACTAAATGGTATTTTTAGGTCAAGAGCTATAAGTATAGTAGGAGTGGATATTTCAGCATATGTAAGTGTAGAAAAAACAGAATTTATTAGTATCTCTTCCAATATGAGTAACTTAGATATTAAATATTTAGATTTGTGGGAAGGGAGCAGAACTCTTAATATAAACTCTAAAATTGGGAAGGCTAAAGTTGGAGTAAAAGAAAAGATGTTTACAGCTTCTGGTGATTCCACAGAGAATTATGGAGAGTTGATCGTCAATACCGAAGGAAGATATAACGTTGAAAAATATACATTTTTAGGATACTGATGATTATATTATTTAGGGAAGTGGTTTTATGTTAAATAAAGTAGATAAACACTCTGGAATTCCAGCGTATTTACAGATTATGAATCAGGTAAAAAAAGAGATTATCCTTGGGAATTTGAAGAATGGGGATCAATTACCCCCCGTAAGAAAAATGCAGAAAATATTTGGAGTTAATATAAATACAGTTACAAGGGCTTTGGAAAAGCTTTCTTATGAAGGCAAGTTGGAAGCTCAACATGGGGTGGGATATTTTATCACTTCAGAAGAAAATATTGGAGATGAGGTTTTTTCTAATTTAAAGAATTGTATAAAAAAATTAAAAGAAAGTGATCTTGATCTGAAAATGTCATTATTACTCTTTGAGGAGGTTTGGAAAGATGAGTCAAACGATTAAGAAACTTGAAGCTTTTTTTATGAAAGAGTTCACAGAAAAAGCTGGTAGAATAGCAATTTTTTCTTTATTATTTATGATTCCGGAATTTGAAGTTAAAATATTTTTCTTGTTCTTATTTGTGGTGTTTGGATTGGCCTCAGATATAAACAATAAAAGATTTTCAACATTAATTTCATTACCATTTTCATATAAAGATGTTTATTTGATGTCGTATACATTTATAGTGACTGTGGTTGCTTTGACCTCCTTAGCAGGTTCAGCCATATTTTCAGGAAGTATAGAGAATGGAATAGCTAATCTTATCAGTTCTTTGATATTTGTTACTGCCTATTACGGCGTTAGTATTTTGAGTGTTTCTTTTGGTATGGATAACTTTGGTGTACCTTTTTTAGTTTTGATTGTTGATTCCATAGTTTCCAATATTGGAATAAGTAATATAAATCCATTTTATGCTTTTAGTCCTACAACACAGGGTATTACATGGCTTGCTGCTATAATCGCCGTTTTAATATTTCTAACAGGGCTTTATGTTTTTGACAAGAAGGGGGTTCAAAAATGATTGTAGATATAAGAAATATGAGTAAGAGTTTTGGATCCAAATCTGTTTTAAATAACATATCTATAAGTGTAAAAGAAGGTGAAATTTTCTCTCTTATAGGTCCTAACGGTGCGGGAAAAACTACAACAATGAGGTGTATTTATGGTGATCTAAGGCCAGATGAAGGAGAAATAGATGTTTTTGGGGAAAAATTTACACAAAAACAAAAAACAAAGATCGCTGTAATGTCTGAAGATAGGTTGACTTTTGGAAGGTTTAACGGAGAAGATTATATGAAGATGTGGGCTATGATCTATCCGAATTTTAGTAGAGAAACTTTTTCAGATTTTGCCATTCATTACAAATTTGATTTGAAGCAGAAAATAGATACTTACTCAATGGGTATGAAAACTTTGTTTCACATTGCTTTGACAGTATCTTCTGGAGCTGATTTGTTGATTTTAGACGAACCAACACAAAATCTTGATCCAGTTATAAGGCATGAGGTTTTGGAAATGCTGAAAGACTTCGCTAATCAAGAGAAAAAAACTGTTATAATTTCTTCTCACGAGATATACGAGCTCGAAGAAATTTCAACATCTTTTGGAATTATTAAAGAAGGAAAGTTGCTATATACAGATACTATAGATGATGCTAAAGATAAACATAGAATTATAAATCAAGGAGAAACCATTCCAGAAGGTGAAGTAATTGCCAATATAGATGATGAAGTGTTGATCAAAACACAAGAAGAGGTTGGAAGATACCCAACTTTTAGAGAAATTTCTTTGGCATACCTGAGAGAAAATAAGGTTTTTAAGCCATTTAATAAAAAATAAAAAACGGGCCTAAGCCCGTTTTTTACTATTCAAAATCAACATTATCTACGTACCAATCTATATTATAAAGGTTTTCATCACTGATTTGAGTGTTTCTTTCTATCCTCAACATACCCTTGTTATCTTTTATAGGCCCTGTGAAAGGATGATAGAGTTCTTCAACGATCGATTTTTTAATTGATTCTATCATTGTTTTTGTTTGTGGGTTTACGTCTTTTCCCATTTCTGCAATATCCACGATCCCTGATTTCATGCCTCCCCAGAATTTTTCTATTTCGTTTGATCCACCGAATAGATCAAAGAAAGAGAAGTTGGAACCTTGTAATACGTCATCTATTATTCTTGAGTAATATTTGCCCCAATTCCATACTACAGATGTCAAAACTTTGTCATAAGTGCCGCTCATATCGTAGTGATATCCTATAGAATATAAATTGTTTTCAGCAGCTACTTTTATGACTTCACATGAATCCTGATGATGAGTTAATACATCAGCATTTTTTTGATTTATCAAGTATTCGGCAGATTTTCTTTCGTATTCTCTGTTGTTCCAGGTATTTGTCCACGATATTTCCACGTGAGCATCTGTATTTACCGATTTCGCGCCAAGTGCAAAAGCGTCTATACCCATTACAACTTCTGGAATCCCAAAAGGAGCTACATAACCAATGACGTTTGTTTTTGTTTTAATTCCTGCTAAAATACCTGCTAAGTATCTTGGTTCATATAGTCTACCAAAATAAGAATTAATGTTTTCTTTTGTGTTGTATCCAGAAAAGTGTACAAAT encodes the following:
- a CDS encoding 2-oxoacid:acceptor oxidoreductase subunit alpha, translating into MNSIFKDEVSIVLSGEAGQGIQTIEKLLTRILKSEGYNVFATKEYMSRVRGGSNSTEIRVGTKPLRSHKHKIDILLPLTKKSVEHLNDRVTDETIVVCQQSSLNVENGKVVDVPIFDIAKDIGGKIYSNIVALGFVLGLFGIKEDNIPKHMKKFFGKKSEDIINNNIKATKEGFAKAKKYYDNKEIKIEIKSNEKVENNLLFNGSEAIALGSLAGGCDSIFSYPMTPGSGVLLAMAGFSETFDDLLVEQAEDEIAAINQAIGGWYAGARSMVTTSGGGFALMGEGISLSAMLETPVVVHVAQRPGPATGLPTRTAQEDLNLIMNAGHGEFPRAIFAPGKLEDGFSVAQNAFNLADKYQIPVFLLTDQFFVDSYYNVEEFDLSDVKIEKQFIKTDKDYKRYSLTEDGISPRGIPGYGEGIVGVDSDEHDEAGHITEDLDIRNKMNEKRLKKLHALKKEALEPELYGNENYKKLLVSWGSNYYVAKEALDNLKDDSIALLHFTQVYPISEKANEYFDKADELIFMENNATGQFEKIVQLETGFKADHKLLKYNGMPFAVDELTDELKKLS
- a CDS encoding MBL fold metallo-hydrolase, which gives rise to MNLEKISGNTHYIKAPTNIGVYIFENKNALLIDSTMNKYESQKIERVLIDNHLKPKHIINTHAHIDHSGGNNYFKEKYPGLETYISKKEKVFMENPEIHYLITSSAYPNKKLKIRKKSKIDHTIETGIYKINDEKFEIIDLSGHAMGDIGIITPDRVAFLGDAIFSQYTLENHTLTYNLHLEKRIESLNKIKEMDADYFVISHGTKILNKEEIRELVEENMKNTNKIISEIVQICRQPSSREEILQKFYITHDIKTKYNGYLVNLSSLTSFLNYMLDNEKIDASVKDGKLVYFTI
- a CDS encoding GntR family transcriptional regulator — its product is MLNKVDKHSGIPAYLQIMNQVKKEIILGNLKNGDQLPPVRKMQKIFGVNINTVTRALEKLSYEGKLEAQHGVGYFITSEENIGDEVFSNLKNCIKKLKESDLDLKMSLLLFEEVWKDESND
- a CDS encoding ATP-binding protein; translation: MKFVGRESELSFLEEQYNRDSSMVIIYGRRRIGKTTLIKEFIKNKKAIYFLATEESINENRKNLQNTIFQITKNNFYSENNEINWENLFNFVNGEKWILVIDEYQYLTMTDKSFTSKIQKIWDEFLKNKNVMLVLSGSLTNMMYSETLDSSSPLYGRRTGQIKLQELSFDDYKQFFDNKKISEIIDFYSVTGGVPKYVESFDLRKSLLQNIKDNIINVNSYLYEEPIFLLSKEVKEIGSFFSIIKSISFGNHKLSKISADIGIKQSSLIYYINVLQDLDIIERQVPITEKNPQKSKRGLYFIKDKFINFWFNFVYPYRNFIEMNNKTFVLEKIENNLIDNHVSFVYEDICRKKVLDLSANNFFNKNIIKVGRFWNNNFELDILGVDIKQNPVLFGECKYQKNKVGKEVLNKLKFKAEKISSKEKVYVIFSKSGFRKDLLDLSEKENNIFLFDNKIL
- a CDS encoding ABC transporter ATP-binding protein — translated: MIVDIRNMSKSFGSKSVLNNISISVKEGEIFSLIGPNGAGKTTTMRCIYGDLRPDEGEIDVFGEKFTQKQKTKIAVMSEDRLTFGRFNGEDYMKMWAMIYPNFSRETFSDFAIHYKFDLKQKIDTYSMGMKTLFHIALTVSSGADLLILDEPTQNLDPVIRHEVLEMLKDFANQEKKTVIISSHEIYELEEISTSFGIIKEGKLLYTDTIDDAKDKHRIINQGETIPEGEVIANIDDEVLIKTQEEVGRYPTFREISLAYLRENKVFKPFNKK
- a CDS encoding YfcC family protein, which codes for MKNSVEIGKKTFLISVLIIFSIMIISGVLTKTLPSGEYQREIVNGRDVIIENSYSEIDKPDYPVWRWFTAPIEVLWSSDSALIITIIVFILVVSGAIYVLNKNHVIEYIINNIVIRYKKQKYVLMSLVILVFMLFGALMGIFEEIVPLIPIMIMFSASLGWDKLTGLGMSLLAAGFGFSAAVANPFSLGVAQKIADVPVFSGIGFRLIIFATTYALLLGFMILHVRKNHSEAVVQEMETSHFDKNVSKASKVLASIIIILFVLILISGFTGFMSGLMLPVSGILFLIAGILSGLIIEKNILKVLKDFVLGMKDVLPGVLLILLAMSVKHIIMNGKILDTILFNAAEVISTSGPVVAVFLIYLLFFVMNLFIGSASAKAFLTMPIIVPLADLVGITRQTAVQAFVFGDGFSNLLYPTNAVLLISLGIAGVSFVKWFKFVWKIQAVIFLVSLIYLFIAVKIGYGPI
- a CDS encoding thiamine pyrophosphate-dependent enzyme — protein: MSENMFSLEYEDSLDIAWCPGCGNFGILNLLKKTLEEVDELTPENFVLVSGIGQAAKIPHYFKTNYFNGLHGRALPAATAIKATRPDLTVVAESGDGDMYGEGGNHFLHTIRRNVNITNIVHDNMIYGLTKGQASPTTRQGQKTPVQVNGVILKPFNPIAVAMAAGATFVARASITDIKTTTEVIKKAIAHDGYALIDVFQPCVTFNKVNTFKWFRDNTYQLPEDYDPSNKEEALKLAFKEDKFPLGVIYQSNERKTFESQLNIYKNSKEPLFKRKRDMKKLEEFINSKK
- a CDS encoding M14 family metallopeptidase, which codes for MYNYCFDYDKCRDIFLDFEDDLKEYYSSVEKRCFTVKDNCFIDSFLCENEGNNKIVMITTGEHGIEGYAGNVFLQMFIKEYLPILKYNGISVNLVHAINPWGMKHKRRVNENNVDLNRNFILERNDLENSSFLEMKKYFTKRRPARKSDLNLIKSFLELVPYMTKLGNKGITEALAKGQFVEDKSVYYGGQKDEKSTKYMKEIYDDIYNNYEFILHLDIHTGAGPKNKMSIVNSAFSNKESSAWEKDFGYSPVVKTDKSSFYEIKGDMIDYIYKKYKGKNYFYSTCFEYGTYGEGLIGSIKTIKSLVVENQEWHYGSANSKTKEKVDQMFRGLFYPGDDSWKKSFEEDTRQGLNGVLKYFDFFK
- a CDS encoding redoxin domain-containing protein encodes the protein MALKVGDKIPDFELKDHKDKLHKISDYRGKKVLLSLHPFAYTPVCKNQMQELDQKYDTFKDLGVVSFGLSIDHQPVKAAWAKDIGIKKLPLLSDFWPHGKVSQDMGLFLDDMGTSARANVLIDEEGKVEWIKTYDLGEQPDFDEIIDYLK